From Panthera tigris isolate Pti1 chromosome B4, P.tigris_Pti1_mat1.1, whole genome shotgun sequence:
GTtatagaaaattctggaaatctATGAAGCTAAAGGTTTCACCATTTTCAGGTGGCAATTGAGATGCCACAGTAGTCCTAAAGCAGTTTGTCTCAGTTTGCTGTTTCCAAAAATGAGGATCAATGAGTGGCCTGAAGGAAAAAGAGCCGATGTCAACGTGACCACCAAATTGGCATGATGTTTCTTCAGTAAAAGGAAAATCCAACCTGTTAActggatggaaaaaaaatgaaccgtggagaggaggaggaaagacatCACCATTTTCATGGCCCTTCtatgggcctctgtgctgaagTCCCTCGAGCTGGAGTTCAGTTGCATGTTCCTGGTATGTCTCAtcaaggagagaaataaaaggagcAGTGAGGtcagggacagaaggaaggggaTTAAGTAGATGAAACTGAGAATAACCAAGCTGTTAAGATACACAGTTTTACTTACATCTAGGGGCCGAGTTGAGTTTCTTTCATAGTTGTGGTAGATGGTAGCCCAGAGATCAGAAAATCCAACTAATAATTTGTAGTTGAAAACCAGTAAGAATAAAGACCCCAGAGGAAGCACAAGGAGCACCCTGCTAATTCTTTGCCTCAGCCAGGTGAAACAGCGGTGGGAGAAATTGGCTAtcctaaagaaatagaaaacactcAAGCAGGTGGCAAACCAGGTAGCTAGGTGATTGGTCACTGTCCAACAGATACTAACAGCGGTAGCTAGTTTCTCAATGTTATATAGATGTGGCCAAAACACCATTACAAGCGAATCGAATAGTATCATCCAAAGAAGAATGATTCTGGAGACAGCCAGGCTGGTGAGGATGCAGTCAGCTGGCGAGAGCTTTCGATGCTTCACCCAGTCAATGCAGTTGACGAGTACGATGAAACCATTCCCCAACATTCCAATCATGAATGCTCCTACTGCTGCTGTCAGAAAGGTATTTTCGATTCCAGATGGCATTTCTGTAGAAAGAATCCAGGAAGCTAGCCCTATGTTTCactgattgttgttgttgttgttctgtcaAACGTTGGAGGGTAAAGTCCACTTTGATACCTTTCACTTTGATATTAAAAATGCTCAGATACTATCTCATTGATCTTCACGAAAGATCTTTCTCTTTGGTTCCAGCTGTAAGTCCGAGCTTTACACAAGGAGATCCGGTCTCACAGACCTAAATGAAAAACTTTAATGTAACTTCTAATCAGCTACTGATTTCCAAATTAAACAGTAAATGTTCCCACTCATCACTGGCACTGACAGCAGTGTTCCGCTTGTGAGGACATCTGGAAGAATAAAGTCAAATATGGGAACATGCAAATACGAGGCGATTTCTTTACACTGATTtgcactttcctttcttttatttttttaatgtttatttttgagagagagagagagagagagagcatgagcaaaggagggagagtagagagagagggaggcacagaatccaaaactgGCTCCAGGCGTTGctgctatcggcacagagcctgacacagggctcgaactcacaaaccatgagatcatgaccagaaccgaaatcggatgcttaactgactgagccacccagccgccccagcgCTTTCCTTTTCAATGGAAAATACCATTTGGGTGGCACATGGGTGGCGCGGTCAGcaaagcgttggactcttgatctcggcccagatcatgatctacggtttgtgagattgagcccagcatggggctctgtgctgacagtgtggaggctgcttgggattctcgaaagaaagaaagaaagaaagaaagaaagaaagaagaaaatacaatttgGATTCAGGTTGCttaattttaatagaattctCAGGCACTATTCATTAAATCCATTTGATAAAACCCATCATATTTCAGACACTATTATAGATGTGGTAAGCGTAATAAAGAGAAGTAACGTCAAGGAGCTCACAGGGTATTAGGAAAAGCAACGTCAAATAAACTGTTACCATTGAATGTGACAGAAGTTTGACCAAAATGTAACTTGCCACACAGAGAAGGGTGCTACAAAATCTACAGCCAAAAGTTCTGGTTTCACCAGGATAGTGACGACTGGATGGGATCTTGAAACTTTTCAGGATTTCCTGAAGAAATAGACACAAAGGGAAATGATCTTCCAGAAGGGTATAAAACCATATGCAAAGGTACCAATATCAGACCTATTTGAGCTGTTACTCTGAATTTTTTGAGCTTTCTTCTCAATCAGTTACTGCCTATTTGATTCTGAATAAGCTCTTGTCAactgagagggaaaaaatagtaagaaaaaaatagagtagaaaaaaaaaatggaggagtggggagtgggaAGGGGTTCTTTTCATTTATCCTGCTTTTGGTAAAATCTTTTGTCTCATAAAAAATTCAGTtacagtaaaatttattttagtttggttttggtttcaacAAACAGGTAACTTTAATACAATCGTCTTTCAACCTCAACCGCAAGGTTCTCTCTCCTATTGAGAGAACTTTAGGTGTACGTACGTGtgttatattaataattaatatatgttAATGTCTGTGAGCCAACCCCAGGGAATCTTACTTAATTGTCTAGGATATATTGTTGGCACCCATTGAGAACTCCTCCATACATGGTTTAAAGTACCTTCTGAACCCAGGCAAAAATCTTTGTACCTGAAAGCTGCAAATCTATGAAGATTCTCCAGGAACGAGACAGGAATTTTGCCCCCTAGCCCTCTGACAATGCATTCCCCATTCATCCAATTTTGACTCTGGTTAAAACTACCTGTTTTGTGTTGGCCTCAGACTGTCAATAGTGATGCTCTACATTGCCAATGCCTGAACACTCAAAGGCCACGCCAGAAGTCACAGGGCACCAAAGGGAGCACCGACCTGGTGTTCTGCTTTTATGCACATTGAGAGTGGGGGCCTAGGATTTTACAGGCACCAAAAACATAATGTCAGGCATGTAGACTAGGTGACCTTAGCTACCAAGTACCTCTACGATCACATTAAGCTCCAGGACAGAAGGGACTATTTTGTTGTCCACCGATGTGGACAGGGAGGGGCTGGCAAACAGTAAACCCTCAATAGCTattggttaaatgaatgaatactaaCTTAGTTGGTAATCCTATtgggagcagagaaaaagagaccaaTGAATGAGACTCGACTGTGCAAACAAGTATAAGAACAAGAAACGAAAGCAACTCTTTAAAATTGGAGAAAGTTCTATGACATATGTGTGAATTCACGCACAATTTCTGTACTAACCTGGAAATGACTGACCCTGCTCTCCAGCCTTTCTGGTTGAAAGCCAGAAGTCATACCGAATCATAAAAGGTGTAGCACCCAGGAGGTGGGgacttttttacttttcttcatgaAAAAGAAGTACTTCCAGGCAAGGGAGTTGGAGACGGTTAGAGaattctatattttgttttttaattttaattttctaatctttaatttttagagagagagaaagcatgcacgagctggagaaagagacaggaagagagaaagagagagagagatagagagaatcccaagcagcctccatgctgagcagACATAAGGCTCagtcacatgaccctgggatcatgacctgagctgaaatcaagagtcggacactcaaccagctgagccacccaggtgtccccaaaactCTGTATTTTGTGTCAGGAAACCAAGAAGGCCCTAGAGATCACTGATATTTCCAGATCTATCTTAAAATAGAAGTTGTTATACTtgataaagaaaaagtattaTTGCATGTATAAACATAAGGTATATTATTACAAAATGCTTGGGCAGATAATTAATTAAACTTATGTGTATGATACAGTGACAATCCCAAATAGTCTGAACTTCCAATGATGACTGATTTAAATCCGAAAACGTATGAACACTTACGTTATAGTCATCAGTTGAAAGAGAGACAATTCTTCTAAGcaattgtgagaaaatacatttggaagCCTATGTTGGCCTATTTCAAACAAAATGCTGACTTCCTGAGTGATAGGGAGTGATACTTATATAGTGATGAACTAACACTTATGTGGGTTTAAATAAAGATGGTTCAACTGAATATTTTATGAGGTCCTATCATTAATACcaccttgggggtgggggcggggcttgaGTTCTTCCTGTTTCCTCCCCGTGTCTGTGACATCTCCAGTGAAAAAATATACCTGACCTTTCTGTTGGATTCTTTCTGGTTGCCTTTCCCTCCCCAAGCCCGCATGTTTAGATCTCCTGACAGTCTCAGAGAAGCGGGCAACAAATGTTGCCCTGTGATGCTCTCTCCCATCCTATCAATAGCAAGCTTTTCCATTCATTTGCAAACACAGAAGTAGCTTCCTAGTTCTTTTTGAATTGCAGTGAGGAACTTTCATGCACTGAACTTGATAGTCACTGCATTAAAGTACTGgcctttgtggggtttttgtttgtttgtttgggtttggttttgttttgtttttaagtaaaagagaACTTCAGTGTTTCTTTGGCTGGACCCTAGTTGAAGAAGCAATTAGCTGGGGCAAGGGCCACCGCCTGAAGGGACGGAGATTTCATCTTTCACAAATGGAGACTATTTGCCCAGCGTAATCACTGCTTACATGAACAACCTTTCATGTTTCATCGTAgatttttgtttcacttagcatattcttttagttttcaaaacTGAAGGCCATGGGTCTTTTCCCCTCAAAGTCCTTAGGGGGCAAACATCCTCACTGGCTCTTTCTCATGACAACCTAAGACAGGGCCAGTCTAACTGATACCAACCTCCACACTGGCAAACCTGTCTCACGCTCAAAATAAGAATGATTGGGTATTTCCACCGTCTTCTGAGGCTGTGTTAatattgatggaaaaaaaataaaaaataaaatttgaaaagctgTAGTCTATAAGTGTACAAGGAGACAAAAGACAAGTTTGCCTGtatgtgtttttcaaattcctCAAACTTTTCAAATCAATTTGTTCTTGTGAAGATTGGTCTTAAGGTCCTGAATAGGATATGGAGTTACTCTAGGCAACATATCCGGTGTCTCAAATGACAGAATTGGGAAGACCCTGCAATGATGCGCATGTCCCTCAAAGGCATCCCTGGCTCAGAGGAGATGGGGTCTAATCAAGATCTTATGAGAGAAGCCACCTACTGGCAGATAGCAGACAAACCACCAGAGACCTTGAGGAAATTTGCATGCCTTTCTCAGAGATCAGTAGAGGTATGGGTTTCTATATGGCACATTCATCACCAGGGTTCATGAAAACTGTCTTGCTGTGCTTGATTTACGTCTTATCAGTTGCCTCCAGTAGTCACCCTGAGGATCAGAGATACGACCATTTCAGCAGTAGAAACAAGTTATTTGTTCCTCTTCCATAAATCACCTGGTAGACAAATGGAAAGAACCAATCATTACACCAGAATATTTAACTGAACATTTATTTGATGGGGGAGAAGAATAGTTAACAAGAAATCAGTGACAATCTCCATCTTTCCCCAACACTTTGGTCCCAGGGTAGGATACAATTATGGATATTTCTTCTCTGGGTGGATGACACTGGCCATGCCTGTGTTGGGAGTGGCTCTTCTTGGATCGTGGCTCAGCTGCTGTTGAGTCCCCCATGACATCTCTTGTTACGGGGAAAGTAGagatgcaaggctcgatctcactCGCTCTTCAAATACAATCTACAGTACATCAGTTGCAATGACCCCAGCCTATGACCTTGTCTTCTTTTACTAGTCCTTTGCTTTGTCAAGACTAGAGCCCTATTCCTTATAGTTCCATCTCCCTGACTTTGTTGCATGAGTGTTGACTCACTCCAAGTTAAACATTCACTCACTTATCCCTAAGGCCTACTTCTTAGAAAGAAGAGCTGCTAAAAAATTAGCTCAATCACTTTATCTTGCGTACCAAAGAAAAGTTTCATAAtgctaaaaattaaacaatgtgCTTGGTTACCATCTTATAAATAGTATAAGATTATGTCTAAGTCATTTCTATGAAAGGctatctaaaacaaaacaaactcaatgCCTGAATCTAAAGGTACTCAGCCTGATTTGCATATTCGCTTTTACCAAAGCCAGATAATTACAGTGATGATCGGACAAAATACTAAGTTAAgggccaaataaataaatcttcttttgtaaaatgtaaattacttaggaaaaatggtaaaatatgtCTTATGATTAAAACCGTTATCCACATCGTTATTGTTATCAATACACAGAAGCACCACACAGCCTAGACATGTTAGAGGTTTAGTTTTCTAAATACGGCGAGGGAGGACAGGGAGAAATGTTCATAATTCTAACACCATTCCAGGTCCAGGGAGCAGCCCTAGAACAATGTCCGTACCTACAGGTCCGTCAAGACTAATTTACAACCCACGTATTTATCATCATTTAATtacaactttttgtttctttaacgcAATCTAAAGAATACATCGAAAGTAAACCCTTAGGGTTTACTAAGGAAGTAAACCCTAAGAAACCCTAagtaaattcttcattttttaaaaaagtgtatttattttgagagaaaggggtgcgggaggggcagagagagagagagagagagagggagagagaatcccaagcaggctccacagccagcGTGGTGCCCGATGGGGACTCCATCttaggctgtgagatcatgacctgagcctaaaccaagagtcagacacttgactgactgagtcgCCCACGCGACCCaagaattcttcatttttaaagaattccatTATATATAGCTGCATAGCATCTGTATAATATTAAAATCTACAACATCATGTTCAAAATGTTATAGTAAACTTTTCTACCCTTAACTTTATTTAGAATTTGTCGTTACTGTATCTAAATTTAGGTTATGATAGTCAAAATACCACTTTCAAATTAAGATTAGCATTATAAGCATGtgtttctagtttattttgttttgcactatgaatattattttcaaataactcaTTCCCATGTTATCAATAAGACTTCTAATGACAATGAAaagctttttcatttaaaaaaaattaagcctttaCCCTATGAGGTCATGTTTTTCCCATCTCTGACTTTAGTTGCTCAATTAACTTTtctatcaccattttatagatcaTCTACCTAGTGAATAGTAATTTATCTTGATTTCTAAAATACGACATGCTTCTGACATGTAATATGAATTACAATTACATAAATCTTttgcatataaaattaaataatttagatCCTCTTTGAAAGCCTATTTgcgatttttaaatattggtaacCACTGTGTTAAACAAAactgaatactttaaaaattatattggctGACCATGGGTCAATTATCATCAAAAGTAACTTTTTCTAGGGAAAATTTCATTAATGTTTGACAATACTTAAAGGAACcctgtagggggaaaaaaaaagagaagtgaaattGATCCTCAAAGACTCCTCATTAAGTCTTTATCTTTAGAAAGACCCTGGAACGTCTATCTGTAAAGACGaaactgttttttctcttttcaaggtGCTTTTAAGATGCCGCAGTACCTTCAAGGCTGTCTGTCTCAGTTTGCTGTTTCCCAGAATCAAAATTAATGAGTGGCCCGAGGGAAAGACATATATGGCCAACATGATAAACTTAGTGAACTTGTTGTTCCAAAATATCAAAAGCATCCAGTTTGTCAattggatggaaaaaaaatgaactgtgaagaggaggaggaaagacatAACCATTTTAATGGCCCCCTTATGGGCCTGTGTGCTGGGGTCCCTGGAGTCCATGAACTTGAGCTGCAAATTTCTGATGTGTCTTACCAAGGACAGAAACAATAGGACCAGTGAGGTCAGGGACAGAACAATAGGAATGGTATAGGAAAAACTAAGAAGAATCAGGGTTTTAATGTAAAGGCTTTTACTGTCATTTATATGTAATGTCAGATTACTTTCATCCATCACATAGACGTTTAAGAAGAAATCATTCAATGATTCTAGCACCAGGAAGTCAAACAGCAGAAAGGgcaaagaaaggacaagaatggCAAGAACCACTCTGTTCGTTCTCCACTTcagccagaggaagaaagagtgggagaagTGAGCTATTTTAAGGAGGTAGAAAATGCTCAGGCAGGTGGTAAACCAGGTAGTCCAGTGATTAGTTATTCTCCAAAGCAAAGTAATAAGTTTTGCTGATTTCCAAGTGGAATAGAAAGGCGGAGATAGTGTCATTACAAATGATTGCCACAATGACACCAGCAGCTGAGTGATTCGGGAGAGAGCCAAGCAGGTGAGGATGAAGTCAACAAAAGAGATTTTTTGGTTCTTGATCCATTCAGAGCAGTTCACCACTCCAACGAACACATTCCCCGACATTCCAATTATGAATTCTGCTGTTGACAGCGTAAGAAAGATTTTATCCAGTCCGGCTAACATTTCCGcaggaaaaaatccaaatttctaaCGTCGTGTCTCATTAGCAAATTTGTAATCAAACCGTCTCAGCACAGCATCCATTTCTGATAGTTACCTTCACCGTTGCGATTCCAGTGTTAACCAGAACCTTCTTCTGTTGGATACAgtctcatatatatacatatatggaaatTTCTCTGCTTTATTGTAAT
This genomic window contains:
- the LOC102969714 gene encoding taste receptor type 2 member 42-like, which codes for MLAGLDKIFLTLSTAEFIIGMSGNVFVGVVNCSEWIKNQKISFVDFILTCLALSRITQLLVSLWQSFVMTLSPPFYSTWKSAKLITLLWRITNHWTTWFTTCLSIFYLLKIAHFSHSFFLWLKWRTNRVVLAILVLSLPFLLFDFLVLESLNDFFLNVYVMDESNLTLHINDSKSLYIKTLILLSFSYTIPIVLSLTSLVLLFLSLVRHIRNLQLKFMDSRDPSTQAHKGAIKMVMSFLLLFTVHFFSIQLTNWMLLIFWNNKFTKFIMLAIYVFPSGHSLILILGNSKLRQTALKVLRHLKSTLKREKTVSSLQIDVPGSF
- the LOC102969999 gene encoding taste receptor type 2 member 42-like, with protein sequence MPSGIENTFLTAAVGAFMIGMLGNGFIVLVNCIDWVKHRKLSPADCILTSLAVSRIILLWMILFDSLVMVFWPHLYNIEKLATAVSICWTVTNHLATWFATCLSVFYFFRIANFSHRCFTWLRQRISRVLLVLPLGSLFLLVFNYKLLVGFSDLWATIYHNYERNSTRPLDVSKTVYLNSLVILSFIYLIPFLLSLTSLLLLFLSLMRHTRNMQLNSSSRDFSTEAHRRAMKMVMSFLLLSTVHFFSIQLTGWIFLLLKKHHANLVVTLTSALFPSGHSLILIFGNSKLRQTALGLLWHLNCHLKMVKPLAS